From Streptomyces sp. NBC_00690, a single genomic window includes:
- a CDS encoding hydroxymethylglutaryl-CoA synthase family protein: MTESPRVTVGVEALDVYAGSAWISAADLADGRNLDPARVTNLMLEGRSVALPFEDPVTHAVNAAKGLIDDLDPEVRARIELVLVATESGVDYSKSISSYVHRYLGLGPECRLLEVKQACYAATGALQLAAGYLASGASPDARVLLIATDVGLADERAEYAELATGSGAVALLLSEHPRVLELDLGAFGLHSFETMDTARPGPEIELADADLSLVAYLECTVRSFADYCRRVADVSFDGTFDYLAFHTPFAGMVRAAHRRAMREFTGLDPAAVAADFTQRVEPSLHYPAQVGNLFSGSLYLALSSLVDRLPVAADGARVGLFSYGSGCSSEFLSGTVGEDARRAVSARGIGARLAARRRLTFAEYRDLLPLGQACLVPRQHLKVETHGEWRPNTPHTEVAPMLALQGIENYHRRYEWI, translated from the coding sequence ATGACCGAGTCACCACGGGTGACGGTGGGCGTCGAGGCGCTCGACGTCTACGCCGGCAGTGCCTGGATCAGCGCCGCCGACCTCGCCGACGGCCGCAATCTGGATCCGGCCAGGGTCACCAATCTGATGTTGGAGGGACGTTCCGTCGCCCTGCCCTTCGAAGACCCCGTCACACATGCGGTGAACGCGGCCAAGGGCCTGATCGACGATCTTGATCCCGAGGTACGTGCGCGCATCGAACTCGTCCTTGTGGCGACCGAGTCCGGCGTCGACTACAGCAAGTCGATCTCCTCCTATGTCCACCGCTATCTCGGCCTCGGCCCCGAGTGCCGACTGCTGGAAGTCAAACAAGCCTGCTACGCGGCGACGGGCGCCCTACAACTGGCCGCCGGCTACCTGGCGTCCGGAGCGTCCCCCGATGCCCGAGTGTTGTTGATCGCCACCGATGTGGGGTTGGCGGACGAGCGCGCCGAGTACGCCGAACTGGCGACCGGCAGCGGCGCTGTCGCCCTGCTCCTCAGCGAGCACCCCCGGGTGCTGGAGTTGGACCTCGGCGCGTTCGGGCTGCACAGCTTCGAGACGATGGACACGGCCCGGCCGGGCCCGGAGATCGAACTCGCCGACGCGGACCTGTCGCTCGTCGCCTATCTGGAGTGCACGGTCCGCAGTTTCGCCGACTACTGTCGGCGGGTCGCCGATGTGTCTTTCGACGGGACGTTCGACTACCTGGCCTTCCACACACCGTTCGCGGGCATGGTGCGGGCAGCTCATCGGCGGGCCATGCGCGAGTTCACCGGGTTGGACCCGGCGGCCGTCGCGGCTGACTTCACCCAGCGCGTGGAGCCGAGCCTCCACTACCCGGCACAGGTCGGCAACCTCTTCTCCGGCTCGCTCTACCTGGCGTTGAGCAGCCTCGTCGACCGGCTCCCGGTAGCGGCGGACGGGGCTCGTGTCGGGCTGTTCTCCTACGGGTCGGGCTGCTCCTCCGAGTTCCTCAGCGGCACGGTGGGCGAGGACGCCCGGCGTGCGGTGTCGGCCCGAGGGATCGGTGCGCGACTGGCCGCCCGTCGCCGTCTCACCTTCGCGGAGTACCGGGACCTTCTTCCCCTGGGGCAGGCGTGTCTCGTGCCCCGGCAGCACCTGAAGGTCGAGACCCACGGCGAATGGCGGCCCAACACCCCTCACACCGAGGTCGCGCCGATGCTCGCGCTCCAAGGCATCGAGAACTACCACCGCCGCTATGAGTGGATCTGA
- a CDS encoding thioesterase II family protein, translating into MNTRWTVGTREPNASVRMICFAHAGGGSALFLPWRRMLAPHIDVCPIVLPGRERRIHEPPHTRMDDLVEELVPALEPLLDLPYVLFGHSMGAMVAYEVARRLRPAPAMVYVSGRRIPGVTGVRHLLDDEEFLEVLKGLGGTPSTVLDSQDLARLFLPCLRADYRLVETYRPAVTPPLSCPLVALTGDADPEVTPAQMARWGDLTTDGFGLHVFPGDHFYLKGLPEVLRRTLLDTLGSFTSRPAIRGRS; encoded by the coding sequence ATGAACACGCGCTGGACCGTCGGAACGCGTGAGCCGAACGCTTCCGTACGCATGATCTGCTTCGCCCACGCCGGCGGCGGCAGTGCCCTGTTCCTTCCCTGGCGCAGGATGTTGGCACCGCACATCGACGTCTGTCCGATCGTGCTGCCGGGGCGGGAGCGACGTATCCATGAACCACCGCACACCCGTATGGACGACCTGGTCGAGGAGCTCGTACCCGCCCTGGAGCCGCTGTTGGACCTGCCGTACGTGTTGTTCGGGCACAGCATGGGCGCGATGGTGGCGTACGAGGTCGCCAGGCGGTTGCGGCCGGCGCCGGCGATGGTGTACGTCTCCGGCCGACGGATCCCGGGAGTGACAGGAGTGCGCCATCTACTCGACGACGAAGAGTTCCTGGAGGTGTTGAAGGGACTCGGCGGCACCCCTTCGACGGTGCTCGACTCACAGGACCTGGCCAGGCTGTTCCTGCCCTGCCTCAGGGCTGACTACCGCTTGGTGGAGACCTACCGGCCGGCGGTCACACCGCCGCTGTCCTGCCCGCTGGTCGCCCTCACCGGCGATGCGGACCCCGAGGTCACCCCGGCGCAGATGGCGCGCTGGGGCGACCTGACCACCGACGGTTTTGGGCTGCACGTCTTTCCCGGGGACCACTTCTACCTCAAGGGCCTGCCGGAGGTGCTGCGGCGAACGCTGCTGGACACGCTGGGCTCGTTCACGAGCAGGCCCGCCATACGAGGGCGGAGTTGA
- a CDS encoding non-ribosomal peptide synthetase codes for MTRTYPTPVDDVVAAIREACDGRQPGVDDPVLPSGADSMTAVRLALALEDRLGVPVPLSWLRAGHNATALAGLAAEARGATSSGRRLTAPSGATGHDEPFAPTALQQAYLVGREDDLVPDAVGCHHYREFGVSGLDVDRLQRAWAAVQARHPMLRCGLTTGGELQIRAEQGRPPTVHSAGQDPGEVRARLSQRRYSAADWPLHEMEVTPLPRDEWVVHLAVDGLICDGRSLRIVLRDLWRVYEGTALAPDPEAVSFRDFARAVAEATTGDRYAEDLRYWESRLTDLPAGPGTVHSPAREDSDVGGGPERRPLTGSLGPSEWARLREVAVERGVTATALLLGAFCDTLATAGAALPFSLVLTTSDRARMRGTDDTVGTFTSTMVLPVFDTDVHVMNRHLAEDLEHGTVPGVAALRRRRGRVLELPVVFTSMLDEQEPAEGFAAAECHAVGRTAGVSLDHQVWEADGALRIRWDVVERAFAAPGARALFDAYLGRLRALAGSAEPAVHPLNDLQQAYVVARELGAADAGGCRLQLSYGIDDLDHARLTRALERLVSRHPVLSAEIDAEHGLRLPRRAAAPPVPEVPLTPQVGRDLLRQPFPLGKGHLDVRVGRAERGVDVVFLTVDLALVDARSIHLAGRELMALYAADNDGIGGVFRADPREVLPAQLDQSAAREHWRQRVTVLPTGPRLPAVPDDGTRRRLCGSVSRWPEVVAAAAERGCSPDGLLLAAFARAISPGLGDVFALPVVRWSAGSDADRPAEVTALSWVTVTADGSPLLDLARRYDAVLGADREADVASGLAELRRSRRADSAMPVVYTSIFDLTGHPLPDGVTAGDWATTTPGVALDCVATLDGDVLEFAWDALEEQLPGGWFDGAFLRFAAEVAGLSELAKDPPDDPRLPPARWNDTSRPFPADLPVQCLIEDQARIRPAQVAVRWAGGALTYAELELRANRLAWTLREAGVGRGDVIGVSVRRGPDMVVAVLGILKAGGAYLPVLPSLPRDRAAVMLGDAAARLLLWDKACAWATELPGVRPIDLDEVLARPHERESTAPEPVNDVDDLAYVIFTSGSTGRPKGVAVTHRPMLNLFEWCQRTFGFGPGDLGLSVTSLGFDLSVFDIFGLLSMGAGLYVADEEQQRDPQLLLRVLLTEPVTFWNSAPTTLAHLAPEFAAVSDRRTEDTLRLVFLSGDYTPLWLPDQLRTAFPGATLVSLGGATEATVWSNYFVVDRVDPQWRSIPYGRPIDNSRYHVLDDSRRPVPIGVEGDLYIAGACLASGYYRQPALTEERFVTGDFPGVPETRMYATGDRARYGPDGVLHFLGRCDGQVKVRGFRVELPEIEHRLRTHPGVEDAVVLLRKSRSGEERLVAYVLPDGPPPCAEEVRAHAAAALPDYMVPGVVAFVSAWPATNNGKLDRDALPWPIAPTTAPTDDTADATKLIAAMFGELLDLPPVDPAADLWDLGATSFTMVRASRMLRERYGREVPVAVLLAEPTVAAIARHMSGTPQAPAVAPHTSDSSPTLDPPPTFVAPPTPNASPTFDSPPNASPTFDSPGRGAEPAQVDFFAEDERRRFKEGDFGQRPRSGRTQPLALTGDRPTEAQRRWRSSRRPVVERALEGARLGQLLKVLARTSEDSGAGSLYPSAGDTCSVQVYVLVRKGAVDGLEGGAYYYRPREHALEPLDTGVEVPVNAHVFYNRPFAARAAAEIYLIGELQGIEPLYGAQAPRYLALEAGHMAQLLMQQQVPSGVALCPVGDLRQGDLTEALGLGSSHSFQLGFLCAPLDATGENDPVEPLWTTASAPPRQSSTDIAVVGMAGRFPGAGSPNALWRLLHEGRSAIGPMTPERVAALGWSGPPPVGGFLDALGAVDLRPLRISPAEADVLDPQLRMLLPTVWECLERAGHTPRSLADGGARVGVFVASMWDDHLTTAGDGWERDGTVEVVATRATVPNRLSHTFGWQGPSMAVDTSCSSSLTALHLAINALRAGDCDSAVVAGVNLVTHRRHVGLLSALGLLADREAVRPGAAYDGAAPGWYVGEAVGALLLRRADTAARDVDQVLGVLEESWCGHAGGVGRFGAPGPAPLMDSLARLLRSADLEPTAVSYVESAAAGASLADAAEVAAFHELFGDGSRPVPMGTVKPNIGHAEAAAGIAQLMKVMLQLRHGRIAPTLVSEQPNPLVEWDGRAVYAPRRAMEWAAGRGVRRAIVNAVGSGGSYAHVVVREAGGSR; via the coding sequence GTGACCCGGACGTATCCGACCCCGGTCGACGATGTGGTGGCCGCGATTCGTGAGGCGTGTGACGGGCGACAGCCGGGGGTGGACGATCCGGTGCTGCCGTCCGGTGCCGACTCGATGACGGCCGTACGCCTCGCGCTGGCCCTGGAGGACCGGCTCGGAGTGCCGGTTCCCCTGAGCTGGTTGCGTGCCGGACACAACGCGACCGCGCTGGCCGGCCTGGCCGCCGAGGCACGGGGTGCGACCTCGTCCGGACGGCGGCTGACGGCGCCTTCGGGTGCTACGGGCCACGACGAGCCCTTCGCCCCGACCGCATTGCAGCAGGCGTATCTGGTGGGGAGGGAAGACGACCTGGTTCCGGACGCCGTCGGCTGCCACCACTACCGGGAGTTCGGTGTGTCCGGGCTGGACGTCGATCGGTTGCAACGGGCCTGGGCCGCGGTGCAGGCCCGGCATCCGATGCTGCGCTGCGGGCTCACCACGGGCGGAGAGCTTCAGATCCGCGCCGAGCAGGGCCGTCCGCCGACCGTCCATTCCGCAGGTCAGGACCCGGGCGAGGTTCGCGCCCGACTTTCGCAACGTCGGTATTCCGCCGCTGACTGGCCCCTGCACGAGATGGAGGTCACCCCGCTCCCGCGGGACGAGTGGGTGGTGCACCTCGCCGTCGACGGGTTGATCTGCGACGGCCGGAGCCTACGGATCGTGCTGCGGGACCTGTGGCGCGTGTACGAGGGAACAGCCCTAGCACCGGACCCGGAAGCGGTGTCTTTCCGTGACTTCGCACGCGCGGTGGCCGAGGCGACCACGGGCGACCGCTATGCCGAGGACCTGCGCTACTGGGAGAGCCGGCTGACCGATCTACCGGCGGGACCTGGCACTGTGCACTCCCCCGCCCGGGAGGACTCGGACGTCGGCGGTGGACCGGAGCGAAGGCCGCTGACCGGCTCGCTCGGCCCGTCCGAGTGGGCGCGTCTGCGTGAGGTGGCGGTGGAGCGCGGAGTGACCGCGACCGCGCTGTTGCTGGGTGCGTTCTGCGACACCCTGGCCACAGCGGGGGCGGCCCTGCCGTTCAGCCTCGTCCTCACCACCAGCGATCGGGCCCGGATGCGCGGGACCGACGACACCGTGGGCACCTTCACCTCCACGATGGTGCTGCCGGTGTTCGACACCGACGTCCATGTCATGAACCGGCATCTCGCGGAGGACCTGGAGCACGGGACGGTACCCGGTGTCGCCGCGCTTCGGCGCCGCCGAGGGCGGGTACTGGAGCTGCCGGTGGTGTTCACCAGCATGCTCGACGAGCAGGAGCCCGCCGAGGGCTTCGCCGCGGCCGAGTGTCATGCGGTCGGTCGTACCGCCGGGGTCTCGCTCGACCACCAGGTGTGGGAGGCGGACGGGGCACTGCGTATTCGTTGGGATGTGGTGGAGCGTGCCTTCGCCGCACCGGGAGCGCGGGCCCTGTTCGATGCGTACCTCGGTCGGCTGCGGGCGCTGGCCGGAAGTGCCGAGCCGGCGGTGCATCCGCTCAACGACCTCCAACAGGCGTACGTCGTCGCGCGGGAGTTGGGTGCGGCCGATGCGGGCGGCTGTCGGCTCCAGCTCAGCTACGGGATCGATGATCTGGACCATGCCCGGTTGACCCGGGCTCTGGAGCGCCTGGTGTCCCGGCATCCGGTGTTGTCGGCCGAGATCGACGCGGAGCACGGCCTGCGACTGCCCCGGAGAGCTGCGGCACCACCCGTACCCGAGGTGCCCTTGACACCGCAGGTCGGCCGGGACCTCTTACGCCAACCGTTCCCTTTGGGGAAGGGGCACCTGGATGTTCGGGTGGGCCGCGCTGAACGCGGCGTGGACGTCGTGTTCCTGACCGTCGATCTCGCCCTGGTCGATGCGCGCAGCATCCACTTGGCCGGGCGGGAGTTGATGGCGCTGTACGCGGCCGACAACGACGGTATCGGCGGAGTGTTCCGCGCCGATCCGCGGGAGGTGCTCCCGGCGCAACTGGACCAGTCGGCAGCGCGCGAGCACTGGCGGCAACGGGTGACCGTGCTGCCGACGGGTCCTCGGCTGCCGGCGGTGCCCGACGACGGTACGCGCAGACGGCTCTGCGGCAGTGTCTCGCGGTGGCCCGAGGTGGTGGCCGCCGCCGCGGAGCGCGGTTGCTCTCCCGACGGTCTGCTGTTGGCCGCGTTCGCGCGGGCGATCTCCCCTGGACTCGGTGATGTGTTCGCCCTTCCGGTGGTGCGCTGGTCGGCGGGCAGCGACGCGGACCGACCCGCCGAGGTGACCGCGCTGAGTTGGGTGACGGTCACGGCAGATGGATCTCCCCTGCTCGATCTGGCCCGCCGCTATGACGCGGTACTGGGTGCGGACCGGGAAGCAGACGTGGCGAGTGGTCTGGCCGAGCTCCGTCGTTCGCGCCGCGCTGACTCCGCCATGCCCGTGGTCTACACGAGCATCTTCGACCTGACGGGGCATCCGTTGCCCGACGGCGTCACCGCCGGCGACTGGGCGACGACCACACCGGGGGTGGCACTGGACTGTGTGGCTACCCTGGACGGCGATGTGTTGGAGTTTGCCTGGGACGCGTTGGAGGAACAGCTACCGGGAGGTTGGTTCGACGGGGCGTTCCTGCGCTTCGCCGCCGAAGTGGCCGGTCTTTCGGAGCTCGCCAAGGATCCGCCGGACGACCCCCGGTTGCCGCCGGCGCGGTGGAACGACACCTCTCGACCGTTCCCGGCAGATCTGCCGGTCCAGTGCCTGATCGAGGACCAGGCACGGATCAGACCGGCCCAGGTGGCGGTGCGTTGGGCCGGGGGCGCCCTGACCTACGCGGAGCTGGAGCTGCGGGCCAACCGGCTGGCCTGGACCCTGCGCGAGGCGGGTGTGGGCCGGGGTGACGTGATCGGTGTGTCCGTGCGCCGGGGCCCGGACATGGTAGTGGCGGTCCTCGGCATCCTCAAGGCCGGCGGTGCCTATCTGCCGGTGCTGCCGTCCCTGCCGCGCGACCGTGCGGCGGTGATGCTCGGGGATGCGGCGGCCCGCCTGCTGCTGTGGGACAAGGCGTGTGCCTGGGCGACGGAGCTGCCGGGCGTACGGCCCATCGATCTGGACGAGGTGCTCGCCCGTCCGCACGAGCGGGAGTCCACCGCACCGGAACCGGTCAACGACGTCGACGACCTGGCGTACGTGATCTTCACATCGGGCAGTACCGGTCGCCCCAAGGGCGTCGCGGTCACCCATCGTCCGATGCTGAACCTGTTCGAGTGGTGTCAGCGCACCTTCGGCTTCGGCCCCGGGGACCTCGGGCTGAGCGTCACCTCACTCGGCTTCGACCTCTCCGTCTTCGACATCTTCGGACTGCTCAGCATGGGGGCGGGGCTGTACGTCGCCGACGAGGAGCAGCAGCGCGATCCACAACTGTTGCTCCGGGTGCTGTTGACCGAACCGGTGACCTTCTGGAACTCCGCGCCGACTACTCTCGCGCATCTGGCGCCGGAGTTCGCCGCCGTCTCCGATCGACGCACCGAAGACACGCTGCGGCTGGTGTTCCTCAGTGGGGACTACACCCCGTTGTGGTTGCCGGACCAACTGCGGACGGCGTTCCCCGGTGCGACGCTGGTCAGCCTGGGCGGGGCGACCGAGGCGACCGTGTGGTCGAACTACTTCGTGGTGGACCGGGTGGACCCGCAGTGGCGCAGCATCCCGTACGGGCGGCCCATCGACAACTCCCGCTACCACGTGCTGGACGACTCGCGCAGACCGGTGCCGATCGGGGTCGAGGGGGATCTGTACATCGCCGGGGCGTGCCTGGCCAGCGGTTACTACCGACAACCTGCGCTGACCGAGGAACGTTTCGTCACCGGCGACTTCCCGGGGGTGCCCGAGACGCGGATGTACGCCACCGGTGACCGGGCCCGGTACGGCCCCGACGGTGTGTTGCACTTCCTGGGACGCTGCGACGGGCAGGTCAAGGTGCGTGGATTCCGGGTGGAACTGCCGGAGATCGAACACCGGCTGCGGACACACCCCGGTGTCGAGGACGCGGTGGTCCTGCTGCGGAAGAGCAGGTCGGGCGAGGAGCGCCTGGTGGCGTACGTACTGCCGGACGGGCCGCCGCCGTGCGCGGAGGAGGTGCGGGCCCACGCCGCTGCTGCACTGCCCGACTATATGGTGCCGGGTGTGGTGGCCTTCGTCTCCGCATGGCCGGCCACGAACAACGGCAAGCTGGACAGGGACGCGCTGCCCTGGCCGATCGCCCCGACGACGGCGCCGACCGACGACACCGCCGATGCCACGAAGCTGATCGCGGCGATGTTCGGCGAGCTGCTCGATCTGCCGCCCGTGGACCCTGCCGCAGACCTGTGGGACCTGGGCGCGACCTCGTTCACGATGGTCAGGGCGAGCCGTATGCTGCGCGAGCGGTACGGCCGTGAGGTTCCGGTGGCCGTCCTGCTGGCCGAACCGACGGTCGCGGCCATCGCCCGGCATATGTCCGGCACTCCGCAGGCGCCTGCCGTCGCCCCCCATACATCCGACAGCTCGCCCACTCTCGACCCACCGCCCACCTTCGTCGCCCCACCCACGCCCAACGCCTCACCCACCTTCGACTCCCCGCCCAACGCCTCACCCACCTTCGACTCCCCGGGCCGCGGAGCCGAACCCGCGCAGGTGGACTTCTTCGCGGAGGACGAGCGGCGCCGTTTCAAGGAAGGCGACTTCGGCCAGCGGCCGAGGTCCGGGCGGACACAGCCGCTGGCGTTGACGGGCGATCGGCCGACGGAGGCACAACGACGCTGGCGCTCCAGCCGCCGCCCGGTCGTCGAACGGGCACTGGAGGGCGCCCGGCTCGGGCAGTTACTGAAGGTGTTGGCCAGGACGAGCGAGGACTCGGGCGCCGGCTCGCTCTATCCGTCCGCCGGTGACACCTGCTCCGTGCAGGTGTACGTACTGGTCCGCAAGGGCGCGGTGGACGGGCTGGAGGGCGGCGCCTACTACTACCGGCCGCGCGAACACGCCCTGGAACCCCTTGACACCGGCGTCGAGGTGCCGGTGAACGCGCATGTCTTCTACAACCGTCCCTTCGCGGCCCGGGCTGCCGCCGAGATCTATCTGATCGGCGAGTTGCAGGGCATCGAGCCCCTGTACGGTGCCCAGGCGCCGCGGTACCTCGCGCTGGAAGCCGGACACATGGCCCAGTTGTTGATGCAACAGCAGGTGCCGTCCGGGGTCGCGCTGTGTCCGGTGGGTGATCTGCGTCAGGGTGATCTCACCGAGGCGTTGGGGCTCGGGAGCTCCCACTCCTTCCAGTTGGGCTTCCTGTGCGCTCCCCTGGACGCAACGGGTGAGAACGACCCCGTTGAGCCGCTGTGGACCACGGCGAGCGCCCCGCCCCGGCAGAGCTCCACCGATATCGCGGTCGTCGGCATGGCGGGGCGGTTCCCCGGCGCCGGAAGCCCAAATGCACTGTGGCGGCTGCTCCACGAGGGGCGCTCCGCGATCGGTCCGATGACGCCCGAGCGGGTCGCGGCGCTCGGCTGGAGCGGACCCCCACCGGTCGGCGGATTCCTGGACGCACTGGGCGCGGTGGACCTGCGGCCCCTGCGCATCTCCCCGGCCGAGGCCGATGTGCTCGACCCCCAGTTGCGGATGCTACTGCCCACCGTCTGGGAGTGTCTGGAGCGTGCCGGCCACACACCGCGGTCCCTGGCCGATGGCGGCGCCCGGGTCGGTGTGTTCGTGGCGTCCATGTGGGACGACCACCTCACCACGGCGGGCGACGGCTGGGAGCGCGACGGTACGGTGGAGGTCGTCGCCACCCGGGCGACCGTGCCCAACCGGCTCTCGCACACCTTCGGTTGGCAGGGTCCGAGCATGGCGGTCGACACCTCGTGCTCGTCGTCGTTGACCGCGCTGCATCTGGCGATCAACGCACTGCGCGCCGGTGACTGCGACAGTGCCGTCGTCGCGGGCGTCAATCTGGTGACCCACCGACGCCATGTGGGACTGCTGTCCGCCCTGGGCTTGCTCGCCGATCGGGAGGCCGTGCGTCCCGGCGCCGCCTATGACGGAGCGGCACCAGGTTGGTACGTCGGCGAGGCGGTGGGGGCGCTGCTCCTGCGGCGCGCGGACACCGCGGCCCGGGACGTCGACCAGGTGCTCGGTGTGCTGGAGGAGTCGTGGTGCGGTCACGCGGGCGGCGTCGGCAGGTTCGGAGCACCGGGCCCGGCGCCGCTCATGGACTCGCTGGCCCGGTTGCTGCGGAGCGCCGACCTGGAACCGACGGCCGTGTCCTATGTGGAGAGTGCAGCGGCCGGCGCCAGTCTGGCCGATGCCGCCGAGGTCGCCGCCTTCCACGAACTGTTCGGCGACGGCTCGCGTCCGGTGCCGATGGGCACGGTCAAGCCGAACATCGGCCATGCCGAAGCGGCGGCGGGCATCGCACAGCTGATGAAGGTGATGTTGCAGCTGCGGCACGGGCGCATCGCCCCGACCCTGGTCTCCGAGCAGCCCAATCCGCTGGTCGAATGGGACGGTCGAGCGGTGTACGCGCCACGGCGGGCCATGGAGTGGGCTGCGGGCCGCGGGGTGCGTCGGGCGATCGTCAACGCCGTCGGCTCCGGTGGCTCCTACGCGCACGTCGTGGTGCGCGAGGCGGGAGGATCCCGATGA
- a CDS encoding phosphopantetheine-binding protein, with amino-acid sequence MSGSEHERIQDREDTMTHLDGAVLAAIRHHATAILPDLKPGDFVPGITLAELGLNSVDRSEVVTNVMDDLDVLVPITEFRQAMPVADLVDLFERYR; translated from the coding sequence ATGAGTGGATCTGAGCATGAGCGGATCCAAGACCGAGAGGACACCATGACTCACCTCGACGGGGCCGTACTGGCTGCCATCCGCCACCATGCGACCGCGATCCTGCCGGACCTCAAGCCGGGGGACTTCGTGCCCGGGATCACCCTCGCCGAACTCGGCCTCAACAGTGTGGACCGCAGCGAGGTCGTGACCAATGTGATGGACGACCTCGATGTACTCGTTCCCATCACCGAGTTCCGTCAGGCCATGCCGGTGGCGGACCTGGTCGACCTCTTCGAGCGGTACCGGTGA
- a CDS encoding beta-ketoacyl synthase N-terminal-like domain-containing protein: MASGARVVVTGLGVVSPLGPDVARFTEALRAGRTAIARTGPGDFVPYRAALSDAVVADGAAALDLPSAAIRRASRPVRASLAVAGQAWREARLHHGGLDPRRLSVVVGGHNLNGTQSAAAADRFQRDPMLVPPRLALQFQDTDQVGALSETFGIRGEGMTVGGASASGHLALIQGARLVVWGVADICLVVGALAEPSPAELRSFLNLGAMVPTADGGPGGPFDGSHRGFVHGPAAVAMVLESAASALRRGVRPLVELAGHAAGLDANSQPDPTVDGEAEVMTRALADAGVSPGDVDLISAHGTGSPLGDQVEAEAITRVFGAASPWVNAPKGLAGHALTAAGTLTAAAVAVQLRDSFVHPNPWLRNPIDNAPRLVGATAVDTPLRWAVSNAFGFGGFNSALVWRACS, translated from the coding sequence ATGGCGTCCGGCGCCCGAGTGGTCGTCACCGGGCTCGGTGTCGTATCGCCGCTCGGCCCCGATGTGGCCCGGTTCACCGAGGCGCTACGGGCGGGGCGTACCGCGATCGCCCGCACCGGGCCCGGGGACTTCGTGCCCTACCGCGCTGCCCTGTCGGATGCCGTGGTCGCCGACGGGGCAGCGGCGCTGGACCTGCCGTCCGCGGCGATCCGCCGTGCGTCGCGGCCGGTGCGCGCATCCTTGGCCGTCGCTGGCCAGGCATGGCGCGAAGCCCGGCTGCACCACGGGGGCCTCGATCCGCGGCGGCTCAGTGTGGTCGTCGGCGGGCACAACCTCAACGGTACCCAGAGCGCCGCCGCCGCAGATCGCTTCCAACGCGATCCGATGCTGGTGCCGCCCCGGCTGGCGCTGCAGTTCCAGGACACCGACCAGGTGGGGGCGCTCAGCGAGACATTCGGCATCCGCGGGGAGGGGATGACCGTCGGCGGTGCGTCTGCCAGCGGTCACCTGGCACTGATCCAGGGCGCCCGGCTGGTGGTCTGGGGCGTCGCGGACATCTGTCTGGTCGTCGGCGCACTGGCCGAACCGTCACCCGCCGAACTGCGCAGCTTCCTCAATCTGGGTGCCATGGTGCCCACCGCAGACGGCGGCCCCGGTGGCCCCTTCGACGGCTCCCACCGCGGGTTCGTCCATGGGCCCGCGGCCGTCGCCATGGTGCTGGAATCGGCTGCGTCGGCCCTACGCCGAGGAGTGCGACCCCTCGTCGAACTCGCCGGTCACGCAGCCGGACTGGATGCGAACAGTCAGCCTGACCCGACGGTTGACGGGGAAGCCGAGGTCATGACCAGGGCACTGGCCGACGCCGGTGTGTCTCCTGGCGATGTGGACCTGATCAGCGCCCATGGCACGGGCTCGCCGCTCGGGGACCAGGTCGAGGCCGAGGCGATCACGCGAGTGTTCGGCGCGGCCTCGCCGTGGGTCAACGCACCCAAGGGGCTGGCCGGACATGCGCTCACGGCAGCCGGCACACTGACGGCTGCGGCCGTAGCCGTCCAGTTGCGCGACAGCTTCGTGCACCCCAACCCATGGCTGCGCAACCCCATCGACAACGCGCCCCGGCTGGTGGGAGCCACCGCCGTCGACACGCCGTTGCGCTGGGCGGTATCCAACGCGTTCGGCTTCGGCGGATTCAACTCCGCCCTCGTATGGCGGGCCTGCTCGTGA
- a CDS encoding group II truncated hemoglobin: protein MAPTTLEVAVTMYDHVGGEGPLRRLAEAFHRTAVADPLLGRMFRYTGDAHVHHLTAYLVEVFGHGSAFTDEIGGFEHVKRMHADLRITDEQQDRFVELLLAAADEAELPDDEAFRSRFEQEVRRAAAITTRASRLSKAELETRHGRLGRWTW from the coding sequence GTGGCGCCAACGACCCTGGAGGTCGCGGTGACGATGTACGACCACGTCGGTGGCGAGGGCCCGTTACGGCGCCTGGCCGAAGCATTCCACCGAACCGCGGTGGCCGACCCGTTGCTCGGGCGCATGTTCCGCTACACCGGTGACGCCCATGTGCACCATCTGACCGCCTACCTCGTCGAGGTCTTCGGGCACGGAAGCGCCTTCACCGATGAGATCGGTGGGTTCGAGCACGTCAAGAGAATGCACGCCGACCTACGGATCACCGACGAGCAGCAGGACCGGTTCGTGGAGCTGTTGTTGGCGGCGGCCGACGAAGCGGAACTGCCCGACGACGAGGCGTTCCGCAGCCGGTTCGAGCAGGAGGTTCGCCGGGCGGCTGCGATCACCACGCGGGCGTCCCGACTGAGCAAGGCAGAGCTGGAAACCCGGCACGGTCGGCTCGGAAGGTGGACCTGGTGA